The Yersinia entomophaga nucleotide sequence AAATTAATTTTGTAATTGGATAGTCGATTTATATTGCGTATTTTTGCAATTAGTTGTTCCTCTTACACTTATTGCATCAAAATTAGGACTATAGGCTAATCATTTGCTAAAGGAGTAGCGATGAAGCATTTATCAGAAAAAAGGATTGCCCAGGCTCAGGATCGTTTTGCTTTTCTCGGCCCGATTACATTTCGTTCTCAATTTGGCGGGTATGGTTTGCTGGCTAACGGCATCATGTTTGCGTTGGTTTCTGAAGGCGAAATGTATTTACGTGCAAACGAACGTACCGAATACACATTCAAAACCTACGGGATGTGCTGTTTGGTTTATTCCAAACGGGGCATTCCCGTCACGTTGCGCTATTACTGGATTACGCCCGAGTTATGGCAGGATGAATCCAACCTTTCCGCATTTGCTCAATTGGCCTATCAAGGAGCAGAAGAAGATGTCGTTACCAAAAGCAGGGAAACCAATCGACTGAAAGATTTGCCTAATGTGACCATTGCTCTTGAGCGTTTACTGTGGAAAGTCGGTATAAAGAATGCGGATGAATTGAGGAGTGAAGGAGCAAAACGCACTTATCTTAGGCTCAGGGCCTTGAGGAAGTCCTTGGGGATCAATGTCCTGCTCTCATTAGCCGGCGCTATTACAGGCAATCATCATGCCGTTTTACCTCGTCGAATTCGCAATGAGCTGATGGAATGGTTCGATGATGTAGGAATGCCGGTCAGCGCTTGTTATAAAAACTGAAGGCGATGAACGTTCAACCAACGATGAGTAACGCGATATGCCTTTAAGTCGTAACCGAGTGAAGGGAGTCACAGGCCGCTAAAATATCAACAACCTGTGACTGGCAGGTGAGTATCACCGCATTATTTTTATGAATTACGAATTTCTCTGGCCAATTTGTTTATTTAATACGGCAAGCTCAGGTAGCAGTTCCAGTAACAATCCTACCTGCTGTAATACCAGCGGTTCTTTGCTTTCAGGATCGGGGCTGAATTGCGCGCTACGTGCCGAAAGGGCAGCCAGCGCTTTGTTCATGCGGATATCGTCCACCGGTTCTTCGCTAAGCGCCGCTTCTACATAACAGATAGCGTCATTTAGTAGCTCCAGAATGGCTGGATTGGTCAGTTTCTCGCGGTGCGCGCCTAGCGCCGAGATGTAGCTCAGCATGGTGTGATTCAGGCACAGCAGTCGGAATGCCGCCTCATGTGTTTTGCGGTCATTCTTAGGCTCTGCGGACATATTGGAAATAACCGAAGCTAACTCAGCATCGCTATTGTGCGCATCGCGGCGGGCAATCCTATAGGTCAGGCTGTTGTCCTTTCCCTGATGGTATTGCAGCAGGATGGCGTCCAGATAGCGGCAGTTGGCGTTGAAGGTCTTGTTCACCACCGCCGGCAGATGGCGGAATTTCCAATCTGGCCAGATAAAGGAAACGGCGACCCAGGCAATGCCGCAGCCGAGTAAGGTATCAATCACACGTGGCATGGCGACCTCAAAGCCTTCACCTAACAGGTTGAAGCACAGTAACACCAAAAGGGTAATAAACATGGTGGCGTGGGCGTACTGCACATTACGGAAGGCAAAGAACAGTACCCCGGTAATGACGATTAAAATCAACTGCCCTTCCAGAGAAGGCACAAAGTAAAGAATAGGTAAGCCGATCAGAATACCAGCGAGGGTTCCGATGATCCTAAGAGCTAAACGGCGGCGGGTGGCGTTGTAGTTAGGCTGGCAGACAAACAGGCTAGTCAGCAAAATCCAATAGCCGTGCTGCATGCCGGTGAATTGGATAAATGCGTAACCAATACAGAGCACTACGGACATGCGAACCGCATGGCGAAATAGGGCTGACTGCGGCGTCAGGTGGCGGCTGATTCGGAGCCAGATATCGCCCCAACCGGTAATACGGTCGTCGGCCAGACGATTTTCCGGCTTAGCTTCTTCGGCCAGTACTTGCTCTGATTCGATACCAGCAAGCTGGGCGTCAATGGCACGCAGATTTCTAAGTAAATAGGATAATGCTTTAACCTCTGGAAGGTTTTTATGTTTTTCCGACATTCGCAGAAGCGTAGCGTCCAGATGAGTAAACGCTCGCTCAAAGCGCGGGTCGTGCTGATATTTTTGACGCAAGAGGATGGATTGCGATAATTGCTGGCAGGCTCTGGCCTGCATAGTTAGCAGCCGCTGGAAGCGGAACAGCACATCGCTAAAACGAAATTTCTCCCGCAGGCTTTGGTATTGCACATGGGAGGAACTGGCGCGCTCATGAATATCCTGTGCGACGAAATAATAGTGCAGTGTACGGCGGGTGCCCCGTTGCCCGCGATCTCCTTTCAGACGGGTTACGAGGGAAACCTTGGCCTGATTCAAGGTCGAAACCAGTTCGCCGTTGGCCATGGCGACAGCGATCAGCGGCTGATTGTCATTCGCTTCGATATCAGGATCAAACAGATTGGCTTTGGCTTCCAGATAATACGAAAGCTGCTGATAACAGCGTGCCATATTGTCCTGTAGTGGGCGGATAGGGAAAATCAGATGGCCAGCTAGCGTCAGCAGGTTGTACCAAACAGCCCCCAGCAGCAAAAGCAACGGTTGTTCATACCAGATAGCGTACATCGATGTACCCAGCATGGTGTAAATCGCGATCAGTAAAGCGCCAAAGGCAATGGTGGCGTAGCGTTGTCCAAGCGCGCCCAGCAGAATGAATCCGCAGGTCGAAAAAGTCAGGCCAATAGCAAATAGCCAGGGATAGGGAAAGAGCAATTCAATGGAGGCAGAAGCGGTAAAGAAGCAAACCAATGTAATCAATAAATTGCGGATGCGTCCTACCAGCCTGTCGTCCAGATCTGCCAGAGCCGCGGCTACGACTCCCAGAGTCAGAGGAATAGTCAGTGTGGGTTGGCCAAGCCACCAAGGTAGCGCCGTTGCGCCAGTCAGGGCGATAAAAATACGAACGTAATACAGGAAGCTGCTGTTATATGCATAGCGACGTAAATCAGAAACAAAAGTGAGCACAAAAGACCCCTAAAACGAACAAAACAGCCTGACCGAATTGAGCATTACCTAGGCTAATCAACATAGCTTTTAGGCAAAAAACGAACCTTACACTCGGGCAA carries:
- a CDS encoding TfoX/Sxy family DNA transformation protein is translated as MKHLSEKRIAQAQDRFAFLGPITFRSQFGGYGLLANGIMFALVSEGEMYLRANERTEYTFKTYGMCCLVYSKRGIPVTLRYYWITPELWQDESNLSAFAQLAYQGAEEDVVTKSRETNRLKDLPNVTIALERLLWKVGIKNADELRSEGAKRTYLRLRALRKSLGINVLLSLAGAITGNHHAVLPRRIRNELMEWFDDVGMPVSACYKN
- the yccS gene encoding YccS family putative transporter codes for the protein MLTFVSDLRRYAYNSSFLYYVRIFIALTGATALPWWLGQPTLTIPLTLGVVAAALADLDDRLVGRIRNLLITLVCFFTASASIELLFPYPWLFAIGLTFSTCGFILLGALGQRYATIAFGALLIAIYTMLGTSMYAIWYEQPLLLLLGAVWYNLLTLAGHLIFPIRPLQDNMARCYQQLSYYLEAKANLFDPDIEANDNQPLIAVAMANGELVSTLNQAKVSLVTRLKGDRGQRGTRRTLHYYFVAQDIHERASSSHVQYQSLREKFRFSDVLFRFQRLLTMQARACQQLSQSILLRQKYQHDPRFERAFTHLDATLLRMSEKHKNLPEVKALSYLLRNLRAIDAQLAGIESEQVLAEEAKPENRLADDRITGWGDIWLRISRHLTPQSALFRHAVRMSVVLCIGYAFIQFTGMQHGYWILLTSLFVCQPNYNATRRRLALRIIGTLAGILIGLPILYFVPSLEGQLILIVITGVLFFAFRNVQYAHATMFITLLVLLCFNLLGEGFEVAMPRVIDTLLGCGIAWVAVSFIWPDWKFRHLPAVVNKTFNANCRYLDAILLQYHQGKDNSLTYRIARRDAHNSDAELASVISNMSAEPKNDRKTHEAAFRLLCLNHTMLSYISALGAHREKLTNPAILELLNDAICYVEAALSEEPVDDIRMNKALAALSARSAQFSPDPESKEPLVLQQVGLLLELLPELAVLNKQIGQRNS